The Mesobacillus jeotgali genome window below encodes:
- the katA gene encoding catalase KatA — MSNNQNKQLTTSWGAPVGDNQNSMTAGHRGPTLLQDVHLLEKLAHFNRERVPERVVHAKGAGAHGYFEVTNDLTQYTKAAFLSEVGKKTPMFIRFSTVAGELGSADTVRDPRGFAVKFYTEEGNYDIVGNNTPVFFISDAIKFPDFIHTQKRNPQTHLKDPNAVWDFWSLSPESLHQVTILMSDRGIPATLRHMHGFGSHTFKWTNAEGDGVWIKYHFKTEQGVKNLTADVAAKIAGENPDYHTEDLFNAIEAGDFPAWKLYVQIMPLEDANTYRFDPFDVTKVWSQKDYPLIEVGRMVLNRNPENYFAEVEQATFSPGTLVPGIDVSPDKMLQGRLFAYADAHRYRVGANHQHLPINRPKSEVNSYQRDGQMRFDGNGGKSVNYEPNSFGGPTEVKEHKQASFPVSGIAENVGYDHNDHYTQAGDLYRLMSEEERERLVANIVAAMKPVQRDDIKLRQIGHFYKADPEYGTRIAQGLGLQVPQEV, encoded by the coding sequence ATGAGCAATAATCAAAATAAGCAACTTACCACAAGCTGGGGAGCGCCGGTTGGGGACAACCAGAACTCCATGACTGCAGGACATAGAGGTCCTACTTTACTGCAGGATGTACACTTGTTGGAAAAATTGGCGCACTTTAACCGTGAGCGTGTGCCGGAGCGTGTTGTGCATGCAAAAGGTGCCGGAGCACACGGCTATTTTGAAGTGACAAATGATCTGACACAATATACAAAGGCTGCTTTTTTATCAGAGGTTGGCAAGAAGACACCGATGTTCATCCGCTTCTCAACCGTTGCCGGAGAACTTGGATCAGCGGATACTGTCCGTGACCCACGCGGCTTCGCAGTGAAGTTTTATACAGAGGAAGGAAACTATGATATCGTCGGGAACAATACTCCTGTATTCTTCATCAGCGACGCGATCAAGTTCCCTGACTTCATCCATACACAAAAAAGGAACCCACAGACTCACCTGAAGGATCCAAATGCTGTTTGGGATTTCTGGTCCCTTTCACCAGAATCACTGCACCAGGTAACGATTCTGATGTCTGACCGAGGTATCCCTGCCACACTCCGACATATGCACGGTTTTGGCAGCCATACATTCAAATGGACAAATGCTGAAGGAGATGGAGTCTGGATTAAGTACCATTTCAAGACAGAGCAAGGCGTGAAAAACCTGACAGCTGATGTGGCTGCAAAAATTGCCGGCGAAAATCCTGATTATCATACAGAAGATCTCTTCAACGCAATTGAAGCGGGAGACTTCCCTGCATGGAAGCTTTATGTCCAGATCATGCCGTTAGAGGATGCGAACACGTACCGATTCGATCCATTCGATGTCACGAAGGTTTGGTCACAGAAAGACTATCCATTGATTGAAGTTGGCCGCATGGTATTGAACCGCAACCCTGAAAATTATTTTGCAGAAGTTGAACAGGCAACCTTCTCTCCTGGAACGCTCGTACCTGGTATTGATGTATCACCAGACAAAATGCTTCAAGGCCGACTGTTTGCGTATGCTGATGCCCACCGTTACCGTGTGGGCGCAAATCATCAGCACCTTCCAATCAACAGGCCAAAATCGGAAGTGAACTCCTATCAGCGTGACGGCCAGATGCGCTTTGACGGCAATGGCGGCAAATCAGTAAACTACGAGCCTAATAGTTTCGGAGGACCTACTGAAGTGAAAGAGCACAAGCAGGCATCCTTCCCTGTCAGCGGCATTGCCGAAAATGTTGGGTATGACCATAACGACCATTACACTCAAGCAGGTGACCTGTACCGCTTGATGAGCGAGGAAGAACGTGAGCGCCTTGTCGCTAACATTGTCGCTGCCATGAAGCCAGTTCAGCGCGACGATATCAAGCTTCGCCAGATCGGCCACTTCTACAAAGCAGATCCTGAATACGGCACACGCATTGCTCAAGGATTGGGCCTTCAGGTTCCGCAGGAAGTTTAA
- a CDS encoding RNA polymerase sigma factor, with translation MNQTNLHQHNEPVDSNLAFKQLYDLHKKNVFAMALSILRDSSLAEDVLQETFIKLYQHQKLQDIPNVKAWLLSVSRNASLDLYRRKKREITGFDEQYFDQEYCKSTDPLDRMILMKYLELLDSEERQIVVLKDISGLKHREIAKIIEMPLGTVLWKYQKALNKLRKSID, from the coding sequence ATGAACCAAACAAATTTGCATCAGCATAACGAACCAGTGGATAGTAATCTGGCATTCAAGCAGTTATACGATTTACATAAAAAAAATGTCTTTGCCATGGCGTTATCTATCTTAAGAGATTCGTCCCTTGCAGAAGATGTATTACAAGAAACTTTCATTAAACTTTATCAACACCAGAAACTTCAGGATATTCCCAATGTGAAGGCATGGCTGCTTAGTGTTTCGAGGAATGCGTCTCTGGATCTCTATCGCAGGAAGAAGCGTGAGATCACTGGGTTTGATGAACAATACTTCGACCAGGAGTACTGTAAGAGCACAGATCCTCTCGACAGAATGATTTTGATGAAATACCTTGAATTGCTGGACAGCGAAGAAAGACAAATTGTTGTCTTAAAGGACATATCAGGTCTGAAGCACAGGGAGATTGCCAAAATCATTGAAATGCCATTGGGAACAGTCCTGTGGAAGTATCAAAAGGCTTTAAACAAGCTGAGAAAAAGTATCGACTAA
- a CDS encoding DUF4179 domain-containing protein, with the protein MDKKEMLNHLDQAIEKQVQDVWDELNSKLHNIEAQKVVIMPVSKTPPKKGIAYKRLAIVAAVCIMAVSALTFTPALAAIQEIYDKLFSSEHIDDKGVRMAVHAGQGQVLDQSFHDEENGITVHFQSVMTDDKETKLLFTYQSEKTDLENYYVDIFEGKSSIYLITNDQKVKLDNVGWGSRYYDQKENKVAEALSFESVKNFEGQDIRLEIENLTIYTETKTDSIETIWPLEFKLDESAVSNREIVILNKEFTFNNEAYVIKQVEFSEMETRVVVTGSDTKLITENGMTYRVMSKLEHQYLNARKVDKERGYYVDYSKPGVFLSSAGEKADPIFSKGEVEGGKDEYIMTFAPVKERDNCVLEVGEDLSITLK; encoded by the coding sequence ATGGATAAAAAGGAAATGCTAAATCATTTGGATCAAGCCATTGAAAAGCAAGTGCAGGATGTTTGGGATGAACTAAACAGCAAACTGCATAATATAGAAGCACAAAAGGTTGTCATCATGCCTGTCAGCAAGACTCCTCCTAAAAAAGGAATTGCATATAAAAGGTTAGCCATTGTTGCTGCTGTCTGCATAATGGCTGTCTCTGCACTGACTTTTACTCCTGCACTTGCGGCAATCCAAGAGATATATGATAAATTATTTTCGAGTGAACACATAGATGATAAAGGTGTCCGGATGGCCGTCCATGCTGGACAGGGGCAGGTATTGGACCAGAGTTTTCATGACGAAGAAAATGGTATCACTGTCCACTTCCAAAGCGTGATGACGGATGACAAGGAGACCAAGCTCCTATTCACTTATCAAAGTGAGAAAACAGATTTGGAGAATTATTATGTTGATATCTTTGAGGGAAAAAGCTCGATTTACCTGATAACAAATGACCAAAAGGTGAAATTGGATAATGTCGGCTGGGGCAGCAGGTATTATGACCAAAAAGAAAATAAAGTTGCCGAAGCTTTGTCCTTTGAGTCTGTTAAGAACTTTGAGGGCCAGGATATTCGCTTGGAAATTGAAAATTTAACCATCTATACGGAAACAAAAACAGATAGTATCGAAACAATATGGCCGCTTGAATTCAAGCTGGACGAATCTGCTGTTTCTAATCGTGAAATTGTCATCCTAAATAAAGAGTTCACTTTTAACAATGAAGCCTATGTCATTAAACAAGTAGAATTTTCCGAAATGGAAACGCGAGTTGTCGTCACAGGTTCAGACACGAAATTGATTACCGAGAATGGGATGACGTATCGAGTGATGAGCAAATTGGAACATCAGTACCTTAATGCCAGGAAGGTAGATAAGGAGCGCGGCTACTATGTGGATTACTCAAAGCCTGGTGTTTTCCTCTCCTCGGCTGGCGAAAAAGCTGACCCAATCTTCAGCAAAGGCGAAGTCGAAGGCGGCAAAGACGAATATATCATGACCTTCGCGCCGGTCAAGGAACGTGACAATTGTGTCCTTGAAGTTGGCGAAGACCTCTCCATTACATTGAAATAA
- a CDS encoding FMN-dependent NADH-azoreductase, whose translation MAKVLYITAHPLTEEQSFSLAAGKAFIDTYKEQNQNDEIIHLDLFKENIPYIDADVLGGWGKLQKGTEFTELTADEQSKVGRLAELVEQFTAADKFVFVTPLWNFSFPPVMKAYLDAVAVAGKTFRYTQEGPVGLMTDKKALHIQARGGYYSEGPAANMEMGNRYIETMMNFFGVPSMECLYLEGHNANPEKAQEIKENGIARAKDLAHTF comes from the coding sequence ATGGCTAAAGTTTTATACATCACAGCACACCCGCTGACTGAAGAACAATCTTTCAGTCTTGCAGCAGGAAAAGCATTCATAGATACGTACAAAGAGCAGAACCAGAATGACGAAATCATTCATCTTGATCTATTTAAGGAAAACATTCCTTACATTGATGCCGACGTATTAGGCGGTTGGGGCAAACTGCAAAAAGGTACAGAGTTCACTGAGCTGACAGCAGACGAACAGTCAAAAGTAGGACGTCTTGCTGAACTGGTTGAACAGTTCACAGCAGCAGACAAATTTGTTTTCGTGACACCACTGTGGAATTTCTCATTCCCTCCAGTCATGAAGGCATATCTGGACGCAGTTGCTGTAGCAGGCAAAACATTCAGATATACACAAGAAGGACCTGTCGGCTTGATGACAGACAAAAAAGCCCTTCATATCCAGGCTCGAGGCGGTTACTACTCAGAAGGACCAGCAGCGAACATGGAAATGGGAAATCGCTACATCGAAACAATGATGAACTTCTTCGGTGTACCTTCGATGGAATGCCTTTACCTCGAAGGCCACAATGCGAACCCGGAAAAAGCACAGGAAATCAAAGAAAACGGAATCGCGCGTGCTAAGGATTTGGCACATACATTCTAA
- a CDS encoding VOC family protein codes for MNFHQPPVTFVGQVNLKVENLERSLAFYQEVIGFKVYEKTATSAQLTADGKTVLLSIEQPSDMIPKKGRTTGLYHFALLLPDRADLAKILKHLLQIRYPLQGASDHLVSEALYLADPDGNGIEIYTDRPASKWEWNQQQVVMVTEALDAESLLAEDTGGTWNGLPAGTVMGHIHLHVAELTKTEEFYTKGLGFEVVSRYGPQALFISSGKYHHHIGLNTWNGVGAPNPPANSVGLQSYTLVLADEVKLKETVARLNDLGAHMAKEKGTFITEDPSGNRIMLVTAKS; via the coding sequence ATGAACTTTCATCAACCGCCCGTCACTTTTGTGGGGCAAGTAAATTTAAAAGTAGAAAATCTGGAACGCTCCCTTGCCTTTTATCAGGAAGTGATTGGTTTTAAGGTATATGAAAAAACGGCTACATCCGCTCAGTTAACTGCTGATGGAAAAACGGTGCTATTAAGCATCGAGCAGCCATCTGATATGATCCCGAAGAAGGGAAGGACGACTGGACTGTATCATTTCGCGCTTTTGCTGCCTGACAGGGCTGACCTGGCAAAGATCCTGAAGCATTTACTGCAAATCCGTTATCCATTGCAGGGGGCATCTGACCATCTTGTAAGTGAAGCTTTGTATTTAGCAGATCCAGATGGGAATGGAATTGAAATTTATACAGACAGACCAGCATCAAAATGGGAATGGAATCAGCAGCAGGTGGTGATGGTCACTGAGGCTTTGGATGCAGAAAGCCTTCTTGCAGAGGACACTGGCGGTACATGGAATGGTCTCCCTGCAGGAACAGTAATGGGACATATCCATTTGCACGTTGCGGAACTGACAAAAACAGAAGAATTTTACACAAAGGGACTTGGTTTTGAAGTGGTAAGCCGTTACGGACCACAGGCTCTCTTTATTTCTTCAGGAAAGTACCATCATCATATTGGGCTGAACACCTGGAATGGAGTAGGTGCTCCTAATCCGCCTGCCAATAGTGTTGGTCTTCAATCTTATACTCTGGTTTTGGCGGATGAAGTTAAATTGAAAGAAACAGTAGCCCGCCTTAACGATCTCGGCGCGCATATGGCAAAAGAAAAAGGAACATTCATTACTGAAGATCCTTCTGGAAACCGTATCATGCTGGTGACAGCTAAGTCCTGA
- a CDS encoding helix-turn-helix domain-containing protein: MDKSICPRFEKAMTILSQRWTGMIIYQLLSGPQRFCTIESSVGVSGRVLSERLKDLESEGIVRREVHPETPVRIEYSLTEKGKALEPLMKEIEKWSQNWLEA; this comes from the coding sequence ATGGATAAGTCGATTTGTCCCAGATTTGAAAAAGCCATGACAATCCTAAGCCAGCGTTGGACTGGAATGATCATATACCAGCTGCTGTCCGGACCGCAGCGTTTTTGTACGATTGAATCCTCTGTAGGAGTAAGCGGAAGAGTGCTTTCAGAGCGATTGAAAGATTTAGAAAGCGAAGGAATTGTAAGACGTGAAGTTCATCCTGAAACTCCAGTCCGAATTGAGTATTCATTGACCGAAAAAGGCAAGGCACTGGAACCTCTTATGAAGGAAATTGAAAAATGGTCACAGAACTGGCTGGAGGCATAA
- a CDS encoding Dps family protein, with the protein MKNELTQAVNKQIANWTVLYIKLHNYHWYVTGPEFFTLHAKFEELYNEAALHIDELAERLLAMGDKPVATMSGALELASVKEATGNETATDMVASVVADYSTLIQELKKGMELAEEVNDETTSDLLLSIHSGLEKHVWMLNAFLGR; encoded by the coding sequence ATGAAAAACGAATTGACACAGGCAGTCAACAAGCAAATCGCAAACTGGACTGTACTTTACATCAAGCTCCATAACTACCACTGGTATGTGACAGGGCCGGAATTTTTCACCCTGCACGCTAAATTCGAAGAGCTGTACAACGAAGCTGCCTTACATATCGATGAGCTAGCAGAAAGATTGCTGGCAATGGGTGACAAACCAGTCGCAACCATGTCAGGGGCACTGGAATTAGCCTCGGTAAAAGAAGCAACGGGAAATGAAACTGCAACTGACATGGTCGCAAGCGTAGTTGCTGACTATTCAACACTGATCCAAGAACTGAAGAAGGGAATGGAGCTGGCGGAGGAAGTCAATGATGAAACAACAAGCGACCTGTTGCTGTCCATTCACTCTGGCCTGGAAAAGCATGTATGGATGCTGAATGCTTTCCTGGGAAGATAA
- a CDS encoding methionine aminopeptidase, with product MGLFNALNQWRNSRYENHLSNMKDQNKCPDCHGRGYYAFSANEFVYYAAPYECPGCSGSGLYTDWSNSTT from the coding sequence ATGGGTTTATTTAATGCGCTCAACCAATGGAGAAATTCAAGATACGAAAATCACCTTTCGAATATGAAGGACCAGAATAAATGCCCCGACTGCCATGGAAGAGGATATTACGCTTTTTCCGCTAATGAATTTGTTTACTATGCGGCACCATACGAATGTCCTGGCTGCAGCGGCAGTGGATTATATACAGATTGGAGCAATAGTACGACATAA
- a CDS encoding DUF1343 domain-containing protein, whose amino-acid sequence MKKWLAALLTTVLILSSLTIALANHDSGQGKSQDLKKFKVGAEALLEDHKDLIKGKRVGLITNPTGVDQNLTSVVDLLFNDPDVELTALYGPEHGVRGSAQAGAYVEYYIDEKTQLPVYSLYGKTKKPTPDMLENVDVLLFDIQDVGTRFYTYIYTMAYAMEAAKENDIPFIVLDRPNPLGGVKVEGPVLETEYKSFVGNYEIPLRHGMTVGELAMLFNEEFNIGADLTVVEMDRWKRTMNYDETPLEFVMPSPNMPTLDTAFVYPGAALIEGTNVSEGRGTTKPFELIGAPFINSDELAAELNSLDLPGVKFRAASFTPTFSKHSGKLSHGIQIHITDYESFEPIVTGLHIVKTIHDMYPEDFEFRAEDSKGISFFDLLTGNGWIREEIEAGTSVEEIQSMWEDDLKEFKQVREKYLLY is encoded by the coding sequence TTGAAAAAATGGCTGGCAGCATTATTGACGACCGTCCTCATTCTCTCTTCATTGACCATTGCATTGGCAAATCATGATAGCGGGCAGGGCAAGAGCCAGGATCTGAAGAAATTCAAGGTTGGTGCAGAGGCATTGCTTGAAGACCACAAAGACTTGATCAAAGGAAAGCGTGTCGGACTGATCACGAATCCTACTGGAGTAGACCAAAACCTGACGAGTGTCGTCGATCTGCTTTTCAACGACCCTGATGTCGAGTTGACAGCACTTTATGGACCAGAGCATGGAGTTCGCGGAAGCGCTCAGGCTGGGGCATATGTCGAGTACTATATCGATGAAAAAACACAGCTTCCTGTATACAGCCTTTACGGGAAAACGAAAAAACCCACACCAGATATGCTCGAAAATGTGGACGTCCTGCTGTTTGATATCCAGGATGTAGGTACAAGATTCTATACGTATATTTACACGATGGCTTATGCAATGGAAGCGGCAAAGGAAAACGATATCCCATTCATCGTGCTTGACCGACCGAACCCGCTTGGCGGTGTTAAGGTTGAAGGACCTGTCCTTGAAACGGAATATAAATCCTTTGTAGGAAACTATGAAATCCCGCTTCGCCACGGCATGACAGTTGGAGAGCTGGCTATGCTCTTCAATGAAGAATTCAATATTGGCGCAGACTTGACAGTCGTAGAGATGGACCGATGGAAGCGCACGATGAATTATGATGAAACACCTCTTGAGTTTGTCATGCCATCACCAAACATGCCTACACTCGACACGGCCTTTGTCTATCCTGGAGCCGCACTGATTGAAGGAACCAATGTATCTGAAGGAAGAGGAACAACAAAACCGTTTGAGCTGATCGGTGCTCCGTTCATCAATTCGGATGAACTGGCTGCTGAATTGAATTCCTTGGATCTTCCGGGAGTGAAATTCCGGGCAGCTTCATTCACCCCGACATTCTCAAAGCATTCAGGCAAACTATCACATGGAATCCAGATTCATATTACCGACTATGAATCGTTTGAGCCGATTGTAACAGGGCTTCATATTGTAAAAACGATTCATGATATGTATCCTGAAGACTTCGAATTCCGCGCAGAAGACAGCAAAGGGATTTCCTTCTTCGACCTTCTGACAGGAAACGGGTGGATAAGGGAGGAAATCGAAGCGGGGACATCCGTCGAAGAAATCCAGTCCATGTGGGAAGATGATTTGAAAGAGTTCAAACAGGTGAGGGAAAAGTACCTTCTCTATTAA
- a CDS encoding glycoside hydrolase family 3 N-terminal domain-containing protein produces MRKLSKLMLYSLVFVLAFSQMLPGLSLKKANAEEKNTVEDLVIYENIPEADAAVSDGSIQLRALHVYSEGHFMLASENLKWESANKNVATVDQDGNVEFTGKNGRTFITVTDGTFEDRIALDYKVKPSSKEEGEKGKPASEAAVLKQEGERYDLIGNAISKMSLEEKTGQMLMPDFRTWKGENVTEMLPEIEQLVKKYHLGGVILFRENVVTTEQTASLVSDYQAAAEKFGLLLTIDQEGGIVTRLQSGTDMPGNMALGATRSPEIAYNVGNAIGEELASLGINMNFAPVMDVNNNPDNPVIGVRSFGEDPQLVADMGVAYTKRLQAAGVAATAKHFPGHGDTAVDSHLGLPEVPHDKERLKEVELYPFQKGMEAGVDAIMTAHVTFPKIDGTKAISQKTGEEIAIPATLSYKVLTELMREEMGYEGVITTDAMNMKAIADHFGPVDAAIRAVKAGTDIVLMPVGLEEVAAGLREAVKAGEISEERVEESVRRILTLKVKRGVIKEENPVSVQDKIANALKVVGSAEHKQIEKEAAEKSITLVKNNADLPLNLDPSEKIVVVGNTYISSLGDAIKKRHENTNVISSSTYKLTEDQLAQIKGASTVVVGTYTYNVSGRTPSSAQMAMVNQIIELADAPVVGVGIRNPYDIMAFPEIDAYLTQYGFRPASFEAAAGALFGEFAPTGKLPITIPDYSGGVLYEFGHGLTY; encoded by the coding sequence ATGAGGAAACTCAGCAAGCTTATGCTCTATTCACTAGTGTTTGTGCTGGCTTTTTCACAGATGCTGCCAGGTCTTTCTTTGAAAAAGGCGAATGCCGAGGAAAAGAACACAGTGGAAGATCTGGTGATTTATGAAAACATCCCTGAAGCGGATGCAGCTGTCAGTGATGGAAGCATTCAATTAAGAGCACTTCATGTGTATTCAGAAGGACATTTCATGCTGGCATCTGAAAACCTTAAATGGGAGTCGGCGAATAAAAATGTCGCAACAGTGGACCAGGATGGAAATGTGGAGTTCACAGGAAAGAATGGACGGACGTTCATTACAGTGACGGACGGTACTTTTGAAGACCGGATCGCGCTTGATTATAAAGTGAAACCATCCTCTAAAGAAGAAGGGGAAAAAGGCAAGCCTGCATCCGAAGCCGCTGTCCTCAAGCAGGAAGGCGAGCGATATGACTTGATTGGCAATGCAATCAGCAAAATGAGCCTCGAGGAAAAAACAGGGCAAATGCTGATGCCGGATTTCAGGACCTGGAAGGGTGAAAATGTAACCGAAATGCTGCCGGAAATTGAGCAGCTCGTGAAAAAATACCATTTGGGCGGAGTCATCCTTTTCCGCGAAAATGTGGTGACCACAGAACAGACAGCAAGCTTGGTATCCGATTATCAAGCTGCGGCTGAGAAATTCGGCCTGCTGCTGACGATTGACCAGGAAGGCGGAATCGTTACAAGGCTCCAATCTGGGACGGATATGCCAGGTAATATGGCATTAGGCGCAACACGTTCACCGGAAATCGCCTACAACGTGGGGAATGCAATCGGCGAGGAATTGGCGTCTTTAGGAATCAATATGAACTTTGCGCCGGTTATGGATGTCAACAACAATCCAGATAACCCGGTAATTGGTGTCCGTTCATTTGGCGAAGACCCACAGCTTGTTGCTGACATGGGTGTTGCTTATACCAAACGGCTCCAGGCAGCAGGTGTGGCCGCAACTGCCAAACACTTCCCGGGACATGGGGACACGGCAGTAGATTCCCACCTTGGACTTCCTGAAGTTCCACATGATAAAGAACGCTTGAAGGAAGTCGAATTGTATCCGTTCCAAAAAGGAATGGAAGCAGGCGTGGATGCGATTATGACAGCACATGTCACTTTCCCTAAAATCGACGGAACAAAAGCAATTTCCCAGAAAACGGGGGAAGAAATCGCGATTCCGGCAACACTTTCGTACAAGGTCCTGACAGAGCTGATGCGAGAAGAAATGGGCTATGAAGGTGTCATCACAACAGATGCGATGAACATGAAGGCCATAGCTGATCATTTCGGTCCGGTAGATGCGGCGATCCGCGCTGTAAAAGCAGGCACGGATATCGTATTGATGCCGGTTGGTCTTGAAGAAGTTGCAGCGGGCTTGCGTGAAGCTGTAAAAGCTGGCGAGATTTCCGAAGAGCGCGTAGAGGAATCCGTAAGGCGCATTTTAACATTGAAGGTTAAAAGAGGCGTGATCAAGGAAGAAAATCCTGTTTCCGTTCAAGACAAGATTGCGAATGCATTGAAAGTGGTCGGTTCTGCTGAACATAAACAAATTGAGAAAGAAGCGGCAGAGAAATCAATTACTTTGGTTAAAAATAACGCAGACTTGCCATTGAACCTGGATCCAAGTGAGAAAATCGTCGTTGTCGGCAATACTTATATCAGCAGCCTGGGTGATGCAATTAAAAAGCGCCATGAAAATACAAATGTCATTTCCTCTTCAACTTACAAACTGACAGAGGATCAATTGGCTCAAATTAAAGGTGCAAGCACGGTGGTAGTCGGCACCTATACTTACAATGTTTCAGGCCGGACGCCATCCAGTGCACAAATGGCAATGGTCAACCAGATCATTGAGCTGGCCGATGCACCTGTTGTCGGTGTTGGCATCCGGAATCCATATGACATTATGGCTTTCCCGGAAATCGACGCGTACCTAACCCAATACGGTTTCCGTCCAGCAAGCTTCGAAGCAGCGGCCGGAGCACTTTTTGGTGAATTCGCGCCAACAGGAAAGCTGCCAATCACAATTCCCGATTACAGTGGCGGAGTTCTTTACGAATTCGGTCACGGATTAACCTACTAG
- a CDS encoding serine hydrolase, giving the protein MKNKSLSIALAAVLGTGVLIPVTFAEGNQVPGASIEQREGKAGFDKVHPVFSWDRPGPLSPELHNGSVRGAGMVQQPLDEIDGHMERMIADGVMPGAVALVARRGHIVKQEAYGHAYRYEDDQFTESSEPIMMEEDTIFDLASISKIFTTTAAMILFDQGRFELDDKVSKHIPEFAVNGKEDVTIRQLLTHTSGFTAWVPLYTKGSSREDRMNIVLEHPLKNEPGSTYTYSDLNMITLGLLVERLSGQRQDEFVKEYITEPLGMADTMYNPPASLKKRIAATEYQPAINRGLVWGEVHDENAWSLDGVAGHAGVFSTAEDLAKLAHMYLNDGRYGSEVILKPETVKLIVENQIPQFPGDDHGLGWELAQGWFMDALSEGTSLGHTGYTGTSIVVNRNNGTIAILLTNRVHPSRSTVSTNVARRQLARQVADSIPVNIPDGSAWFSGYGDQLQRTMTAEVKMDKPAKLSFDTWYRIEADADYGYLEVSEDGESWEQAAIFTGSSVDWDSGQVEIPAGTKHIRFRYQTDSYTNGRGWYIDNISLVTSDGEKVEPDFSGEGWQQRKY; this is encoded by the coding sequence ATGAAAAACAAATCACTATCTATTGCATTGGCGGCAGTTCTTGGTACAGGAGTGTTGATTCCGGTGACATTTGCGGAAGGCAATCAGGTGCCAGGGGCATCGATCGAACAAAGGGAGGGCAAAGCAGGATTCGATAAGGTGCATCCGGTTTTTTCATGGGACAGGCCAGGTCCATTATCACCTGAGCTCCATAACGGATCGGTTCGGGGAGCGGGCATGGTACAACAGCCGCTGGACGAGATTGACGGGCATATGGAAAGAATGATTGCAGATGGCGTGATGCCGGGAGCAGTGGCACTCGTCGCCCGCCGCGGACATATCGTGAAGCAGGAAGCCTACGGACATGCCTACAGATATGAGGATGACCAATTTACTGAATCTAGTGAACCAATCATGATGGAGGAAGATACAATCTTTGACCTTGCCTCAATCAGTAAAATTTTCACGACAACTGCAGCGATGATTCTGTTCGACCAAGGCAGATTTGAACTCGATGACAAAGTTTCTAAGCATATTCCTGAATTCGCGGTGAATGGGAAGGAAGATGTCACAATCAGGCAGCTCCTAACCCACACATCTGGTTTCACTGCATGGGTGCCTTTATATACAAAAGGGAGCAGCCGTGAAGACAGGATGAATATCGTTTTAGAGCATCCACTGAAAAATGAGCCGGGAAGTACTTATACATACAGCGACCTCAACATGATCACTCTTGGTTTGCTGGTCGAAAGGCTCTCAGGACAGAGGCAGGATGAGTTTGTTAAAGAATATATTACGGAACCGCTCGGAATGGCGGATACGATGTACAATCCGCCGGCTTCACTGAAAAAGCGGATCGCCGCTACGGAATACCAGCCAGCTATTAATCGCGGATTGGTTTGGGGAGAAGTTCATGATGAAAACGCCTGGTCACTGGATGGTGTGGCCGGCCATGCTGGTGTGTTCTCGACTGCTGAGGACCTGGCAAAGCTTGCCCATATGTATTTGAATGATGGCCGATATGGCAGCGAAGTTATTTTAAAGCCGGAAACTGTCAAACTGATCGTTGAAAACCAAATCCCGCAATTCCCGGGTGACGACCATGGTTTAGGGTGGGAGCTTGCCCAGGGTTGGTTCATGGATGCGTTATCCGAGGGCACTTCACTTGGACACACGGGTTACACCGGGACTTCCATTGTCGTGAACAGGAATAATGGCACAATTGCAATCCTGCTCACCAACAGAGTCCATCCAAGCCGCAGCACGGTTTCCACGAATGTTGCACGTAGACAGCTGGCAAGGCAGGTTGCCGATTCAATCCCGGTAAACATTCCGGATGGATCTGCGTGGTTTTCAGGTTATGGAGATCAACTGCAACGGACAATGACAGCAGAAGTGAAAATGGATAAGCCTGCGAAACTTTCATTCGACACCTGGTATCGGATTGAAGCGGATGCTGATTATGGGTATCTGGAGGTTTCCGAAGATGGTGAAAGCTGGGAGCAAGCAGCTATTTTTACAGGAAGCAGTGTAGATTGGGATTCCGGGCAGGTTGAAATACCAGCAGGAACTAAGCATATCCGTTTCCGCTACCAAACGGACAGCTATACGAATGGCCGCGGCTGGTATATCGATAATATTAGTCTAGTAACCTCCGATGGAGAGAAAGTGGAGCCTGATTTTTCTGGAGAGGGCTGGCAGCAAAGGAAGTACTGA